ATCGGCCTCGTGGTGGCGGCGATCCGCGTGGCGCCGACGCGGCCGCTGCGCTGGCTGGCCGCCGGCTACATCCAGTTCTTCATGGGCACGCCGATCCTGATCCAGCTGTTCATGGCCTACTACGGCGCATCCTTCCTCGGCTACCGGCCGGACCCGTGGGTGGCCGCCGCCGTGACCTTCTCGCTCAACGGCGGCGCTTTCTTCGGCGAGATCTTTCGCGGCGCCATCGAGGCGATCCCCCGTGGACAATGGGAAGCCGCGACAGCGCTCGGCTTCCGCTTTGTCAGGACACTGCGGCTGGTGATCATCCCGCAGGCAATAAGGCTGATGCTGCCGCCGACCGTCGGCTTCATGGTGCAGATCGTCAAGACGACGTCCATCGCCTCGCTGATCGGGCTGACCGAACTCGCCCGCGCCGCCACGCAGGTCAACACCGTCACCTTCCAGCCAGTGATGGTGTTCGGCACGGTGTCGCTGATCTACTTTGCTTTGTGCTGGCCGCTGTCGCTTTATGCCGGCTATCTCGAGCGTCGTTTCGCCACCGGTATGACCCGTAAGGTCGAGAAGCCGCTGGTCATGTCGGCTGTTTGAGTCAGCCCTTGAAAGCCGGCAGGGTCAGGCCCTTGACGCCGACGTCGAGCGCGAACAATCCACCCGGATTCTTCTGGCCGACGAAATGGCTGGCTGGACGCCTGAGCACGGCCGACGTGACATAGAGGATGTCGAGATCCTTGCCGCCGAATTCGCAGCAGGTCGGCAGGTCGGTCGGCAGAACCACCGTCTCCATCAGCTCGCCATCAGGATCGTAGCGGCAGACCTTGCTGGTCACCGGGATGGTCACCCAGTAACAGCCCTCGGCATCAACCGTGGCGCCATCGGCGACGCCGCCGGTCGCCGTCATGTCGATGAAGGTGCGGCGGTTTTCGATGTCGCCGGTGGCGGGGTCGAAATCATAGGACCAGACGGCGCCGGCATGGCTGTCGGAGAAATACATCGTCTTCGAATCCGGGCTCCAGGCCAGGCCATTGGAGCAGCCGATGCCGTCGATCATCTTGTGCACCGAAAGGTCGGGATCGAGCCGGTAGAGCGCGCCGATGAATTCGATCGGCTGGCCCGGCACCTCGAACATCGAGCCCGACCAGAAGCGACCCTGGCGGTCCGGCTTGCCATCATTGAAGCGGGTCTTCGGCATATGCGCTTCCGGATCGACGATCGCCTCGAATTTGCCGGTTGCCGGGTCGAAGAAATGGAAGCCGTCGGTCATGGTCAGCACCAGGCCGCCCTTCTCGCGCAGGCCAAGGCAGCCGAGATATTCGGCA
The nucleotide sequence above comes from Mesorhizobium shangrilense. Encoded proteins:
- a CDS encoding amino acid ABC transporter permease, with the protein product MSLRDFGPNELMFLLLATRWTILLALVAFAGGGLIGLVVAAIRVAPTRPLRWLAAGYIQFFMGTPILIQLFMAYYGASFLGYRPDPWVAAAVTFSLNGGAFFGEIFRGAIEAIPRGQWEAATALGFRFVRTLRLVIIPQAIRLMLPPTVGFMVQIVKTTSIASLIGLTELARAATQVNTVTFQPVMVFGTVSLIYFALCWPLSLYAGYLERRFATGMTRKVEKPLVMSAV
- a CDS encoding SMP-30/gluconolactonase/LRE family protein — translated: MVEITCVVDARAELGEGTLWDPKAGVLWWIDIWKKLIHRYDPATGKDEVFETAEYLGCLGLREKGGLVLTMTDGFHFFDPATGKFEAIVDPEAHMPKTRFNDGKPDRQGRFWSGSMFEVPGQPIEFIGALYRLDPDLSVHKMIDGIGCSNGLAWSPDSKTMYFSDSHAGAVWSYDFDPATGDIENRRTFIDMTATGGVADGATVDAEGCYWVTIPVTSKVCRYDPDGELMETVVLPTDLPTCCEFGGKDLDILYVTSAVLRRPASHFVGQKNPGGLFALDVGVKGLTLPAFKG